The Terriglobales bacterium region ACGCGCCGAGAGACACGTTAGCGGATAGCCCGACAGGGTGCAAATCAGCGAGTGGCGGCAGGTTGGGTAGCGGCCGGTGCGATCTCACGCTCCACAATGGGAGCGATCTGCCGGATCTTACGCATGAGATCGTCGAACTGGTCGGGATAGAGCGATTGCGGCCCGTCGGAGAGCGCCCGGTCGGGATCGCCGTGCACCTCGACGATCAGTCCGTCGCAACCGACCGCGACCGCGGCGCGCGAGAGCTGCTCCACTTTGTCGCGCTTGCCGGTGCCATGGCTCGGGTCCACCAGGATGGGCAGGTGACTGAGCCGCTGCACCGCGGGCACGATGCTCAGGTCAAGAGTGTTGCGGGTGTGGTCGGCGAAGGTGCGTACCCCGCGCTCGCACAGGATCACTTGGTAGTTGCCCTCGCTGAGGACGTACTCGGCCGCCATCAGCAGTTCTTCGAGGGTCGCCGACATGCCACGTTTGAGCAGCACCGGCTTGCGGGCGCGGCCAGCGCGCTTGAGCAGCGAGAAATTCTGCATGTTGCGGGCGCCGATCTGGATGACGTCGGCGTACTCCTCGACCAGGTCGAGCGTTTCATAGTCGATGGCCTCGGTCACGATCATCAGGTTGTACTGGCGGCGGACGTCGGCCAGGATGCGCAGGCCTTCTTCGCCCATTCCCTGGAAAGCGTAGGGCGAGGTGCGGGGCTTGTAGGCGCCGCCGCGGAAGAAG contains the following coding sequences:
- the aroF gene encoding 3-deoxy-7-phosphoheptulonate synthase; protein product: MLVVMQAHATEEQVRAVCQRIERAGLKPHPIPGAQRTAIGITGNQGLVEIGLEEMPGVQEVIRVSKPYKLVSRDVKEDNTVIQFANGGSVGGKELMIVAGPCSVESREQTFAVAERVARAGARFFRGGAYKPRTSPYAFQGMGEEGLRILADVRRQYNLMIVTEAIDYETLDLVEEYADVIQIGARNMQNFSLLKRAGRARKPVLLKRGMSATLEELLMAAEYVLSEGNYQVILCERGVRTFADHTRNTLDLSIVPAVQRLSHLPILVDPSHGTGKRDKVEQLSRAAVAVGCDGLIVEVHGDPDRALSDGPQSLYPDQFDDLMRKIRQIAPIVEREIAPAATQPAATR